The Algoriphagus sanaruensis genome window below encodes:
- a CDS encoding serine hydrolase domain-containing protein: MKSLSTCFILIFLWTNPILAQKKILESAIETAASNGYSGVVLVAENGEILLQKAVGFRSFENQIPLKENDVFEMASVSKQFTAMVVMMCQEKGLLNWDDPVEKFLNIPYKGITVRHLLTHTSGLPDYQAIMDAHWDKNKVAGNREIMEYLNRFAPPKNFNPGEKYEYSNTGYVLLASIAEKVSGKDFIELSNQWIFKPLGMNDTDIRSLEEKAQVENFAAGHLTDSLGNYVNANKFHSSDYTVWLGNRKGPGRVSSTAGDLLKWDQALYRGKLIQNTTLKEAFSPMILNDGSKSFYGFGWEIEPESPFGKMVMHTGDNPGYQTIIVRFIDSNKTIIILNNNYHPDQMKLVEAATLSLHKW, encoded by the coding sequence ATGAAAAGTTTATCCACATGTTTCATCCTAATTTTCCTGTGGACAAATCCTATCCTTGCACAGAAAAAAATCTTAGAGTCAGCAATAGAAACTGCAGCATCCAATGGGTATTCAGGAGTAGTTCTAGTTGCAGAAAATGGGGAAATCCTTTTACAAAAAGCTGTTGGATTTAGAAGCTTTGAAAATCAAATTCCATTAAAAGAAAATGACGTTTTTGAAATGGCCTCCGTATCCAAGCAGTTCACTGCTATGGTGGTCATGATGTGTCAAGAAAAAGGCCTACTTAATTGGGATGATCCAGTGGAAAAGTTTTTGAATATTCCTTACAAGGGAATTACAGTAAGACATCTACTTACCCATACCAGCGGTTTACCCGATTATCAAGCAATCATGGACGCCCATTGGGATAAGAATAAAGTTGCGGGAAATAGGGAAATCATGGAGTACTTAAATCGATTTGCTCCTCCGAAGAATTTTAATCCCGGAGAAAAGTATGAATACAGCAATACGGGCTATGTCTTATTGGCCAGCATTGCTGAAAAAGTGAGTGGCAAAGATTTTATTGAACTTTCCAATCAGTGGATTTTTAAACCCTTGGGAATGAATGATACGGATATTCGAAGCTTAGAAGAAAAGGCTCAAGTCGAAAATTTTGCTGCAGGACATTTAACGGATAGCTTAGGAAACTATGTGAACGCGAATAAATTTCATTCCTCGGACTACACGGTTTGGCTCGGAAATCGGAAAGGCCCTGGGCGGGTCAGTAGTACTGCTGGAGATTTGCTTAAATGGGATCAGGCTTTATATCGTGGTAAATTGATTCAAAATACAACTTTGAAGGAGGCTTTTTCACCAATGATTCTAAATGATGGCTCAAAAAGTTTTTATGGTTTTGGATGGGAAATCGAACCAGAAAGTCCTTTCGGAAAAATGGTGATGCATACTGGAGACAACCCAGGTTATCAAACGATCATCGTGCGATTTATTGATTCGAATAAAACCATCATTATTCTCAACAATAATTACCATCCTGACCAAATGAAATTGGTCGAAGCAGCTACATTATCCCTCCATAAATGGTAA
- a CDS encoding metallophosphoesterase family protein: MKPYQLPEYLKITFKPLLGMLSILLFFSCKESTPFFIHDLTGEAKPWNKETFDNAPDKFSFIVHSDLTGGERPRIYDVAIAQMNLLRPEFIVNVGDLIEGGSPDSSSWKTQWDSFDFRANQAKAPVFYTGGNHDLTGNFAQGIWKMRRGKNYYHFLYQNTLFLILDSEDHGPERNNEIEQIRNEGISILNEKGEEAYAQSAYANLPERKWGNISESQRDYFLSVLEKNPKVKWTFILVHKPLWENPKPGRFAEIEEKLKGRNYTVFNGHTHTFRPMQRNGMDYINLATTGGGQNNSYGRSMDHFLWVTVDNSGVNIANLLMEGVLDKSGQIPAGGDTLVFEKK; this comes from the coding sequence ATGAAGCCTTATCAACTACCTGAATATCTAAAAATAACATTCAAGCCCTTATTGGGCATGCTAAGTATTTTGCTTTTTTTCTCTTGCAAGGAAAGCACTCCCTTTTTTATACATGACCTCACAGGCGAAGCCAAACCTTGGAACAAGGAAACTTTCGACAATGCCCCCGATAAGTTTTCATTTATTGTTCACAGCGATCTTACTGGTGGCGAAAGGCCTAGAATATATGATGTGGCAATCGCACAAATGAACCTCCTCAGACCCGAATTTATTGTCAATGTAGGTGACTTAATTGAGGGAGGAAGTCCTGACTCAAGTAGTTGGAAAACTCAATGGGATTCCTTTGATTTTAGAGCCAATCAAGCCAAAGCCCCCGTTTTTTATACTGGAGGCAACCATGATTTGACGGGAAATTTTGCCCAAGGAATTTGGAAAATGAGAAGAGGGAAAAATTATTACCATTTTCTTTATCAAAACACGCTTTTTCTAATTCTGGACAGTGAGGATCATGGCCCTGAACGAAATAATGAAATCGAACAAATTCGAAATGAGGGCATCTCAATCCTTAATGAAAAAGGAGAAGAAGCCTATGCTCAATCTGCCTATGCAAATCTTCCAGAAAGAAAATGGGGGAACATCAGTGAATCTCAAAGGGATTACTTTTTAAGCGTGCTCGAGAAGAATCCAAAGGTTAAATGGACCTTTATTTTAGTTCATAAACCACTTTGGGAAAATCCAAAGCCTGGTAGATTTGCCGAAATCGAAGAAAAGCTGAAAGGTAGAAACTACACTGTTTTCAATGGGCATACGCATACCTTTCGTCCAATGCAAAGAAATGGAATGGATTACATCAATTTAGCAACCACTGGAGGAGGACAAAATAATTCCTATGGCAGATCCATGGATCATTTTCTCTGGGTGACTGTGGATAATTCTGGAGTCAACATTGCCAATTTATTGATGGAAGGAGTTTTAGATAAATCAGGTCAAATCCCTGCTGGCGGAGATACTTTGGTTTTTGAAAAAAAGTAA
- a CDS encoding AAA family ATPase, protein MQKPKRILILGPESTGKSTLAEDLGKHFGEPWVPEFAREYLEKIDRPYEYEDLLKIAKGQILQEDTLVERASNYLFCDTDLRVIHVWSEHKYGKTDSWVLEEMQRRVYDLILLTDIDLPWEPDPLREHPDLEMRQYFFEKYQMLAEQSGFPWQVLSGDRKTRSNQAIQYLSDLF, encoded by the coding sequence ATGCAAAAGCCTAAGCGGATATTGATTTTGGGCCCAGAATCAACGGGTAAAAGTACTCTAGCTGAGGACTTAGGTAAGCATTTTGGCGAACCTTGGGTTCCAGAATTTGCTCGGGAATATTTGGAAAAGATAGATCGTCCTTATGAATATGAGGACTTATTGAAGATTGCTAAAGGGCAGATTTTACAAGAGGATACATTGGTCGAAAGGGCTAGCAATTACCTGTTTTGTGATACCGATTTGCGAGTTATTCATGTTTGGTCTGAGCATAAATATGGAAAAACTGACTCTTGGGTTTTGGAAGAAATGCAACGAAGAGTTTATGATTTGATTTTGCTCACAGACATTGATTTACCCTGGGAGCCTGACCCGCTTCGTGAGCATCCGGATTTGGAAATGCGGCAATATTTCTTTGAAAAGTATCAAATGCTCGCCGAACAAAGTGGTTTTCCTTGGCAAGTGCTTTCTGGGGATAGAAAGACCCGATCCAATCAGGCGATTCAATATCTTTCAGACTTGTTTTGA
- the pnuC gene encoding nicotinamide riboside transporter PnuC has product MDFQFLIDGVAAGLMNMTWLEALAVFFGIASVFYSMREHIWVYPTGIVSTLIYVWICFEYKLYADMGINAYYFSMSIYGWYVWTHPKANQVVLPVTWLDGKGWLISALLFAVSYPVLVLILSNFTDSDVPYWDSFTTASAFVGMWLMAKKKVENWIFWILTDLVSVPLYFYKGLILTSFQFFFFTILAIMGLVAWIKSSKTYAKA; this is encoded by the coding sequence ATGGATTTTCAATTTCTCATTGACGGAGTTGCAGCAGGATTGATGAATATGACCTGGCTGGAAGCTTTAGCTGTTTTTTTTGGAATTGCATCTGTTTTTTATTCCATGCGAGAGCATATTTGGGTGTATCCGACCGGGATCGTCTCCACACTTATTTATGTTTGGATTTGCTTTGAATACAAGCTATATGCTGATATGGGGATCAATGCCTATTATTTTAGCATGTCGATTTATGGATGGTATGTATGGACTCATCCCAAGGCCAATCAAGTAGTCTTGCCTGTAACCTGGCTCGATGGAAAAGGATGGCTCATTTCAGCTCTTCTTTTCGCTGTTTCTTATCCTGTATTGGTTTTGATCTTAAGTAATTTTACAGATAGTGATGTGCCTTATTGGGATTCATTTACCACAGCTTCAGCCTTTGTCGGGATGTGGCTGATGGCCAAAAAGAAAGTGGAAAACTGGATTTTTTGGATCCTTACGGATTTGGTTTCTGTTCCACTTTATTTTTACAAAGGCCTTATACTCACGTCATTTCAGTTTTTCTTTTTTACCATTTTAGCCATAATGGGATTGGTCGCTTGGATCAAATCTTCTAAAACCTATGCAAAAGCCTAA
- the uvrA gene encoding excinuclease ABC subunit UvrA produces MTLSTLPAKIDIDSLDPKEFIIIKNARVNNLKNLSVAIPRNQFVVVTGLSGSGKSSLAFDTLFAEGQRMYVESLSSYARQFLGRMEKPEVEYIKGVAPAIAIQQKVSTKNPRSTVGTTTEIYDYLKLLFARVGKTYSPISGKEVKHHTVTDIVDYVLAFEEGAKVMISCPLQIGRGRKIEQELELLLQKGYTRILIDGEVYFVEDLLGEKKVQKGTYEILIDRATVRKDDEDNQFRIADSIQTALFEGHGDCKITVPDVETRTFSDRFELDGMSFELPSVNFFSFNNPYGACKRCEGFGNVLGIDRDLVIPDKELSVYEGAIAPWRGESGKGWLEPLLKKGIEFDFPIHRAYNELTEKEQELLWTGNKYFQGLNAFFEDLESKTYKIQYRVMLSRFRGRTTCPDCRGTRLRKDASFVMIDGKSITDLVLMPIEDALHFFRNLQLTEHEAKVANRLLKEIISRLEFMDQVGLGYLTLNRLTSTLSGGEYQRIKLATSLGSALVGSMYILDEPSIGLHPRDTDRLVGVLKELKNLGNTVIVVEHEEKVMKASDQIIDIGPDAGVKGGELLFQGKIEDLITSGTTYTAKYLRGEEKIFTKTGNRKWKDSITVKGARENNLKNLNVQFPLNTLTVVTGVSGSGKSTLIKKVLYPALGKMLGTVIDEGGKYDKIEGDYKRITQVEFVDQDPIGKSSRSNPVTYVKAYDAIRNLFSEQPLSKQRGYKPAFFSFNVDGGRCEACQGEGTITVEMQFMADIHLTCESCKGKRFKNEILEVKYKDKSISEVLDMTIDEALEFFKGKTQIVNRLQPLQEVGLGYIGMGQSSNTLSGGEAQRVKLASFLGKGGTKTGDHILFIFDEPTTGLHFHDISKLLHSINALIDQGHSVIIIEHNTEVIKSADWVIDLGPEGGNKGGHLTFAGTPEDLAKEEENYTAKYLRESFV; encoded by the coding sequence ATGACTTTAAGCACTTTACCCGCTAAAATCGACATCGACTCCCTCGATCCCAAAGAATTTATTATCATCAAAAACGCCCGGGTCAATAACCTTAAAAACCTGAGCGTTGCCATTCCCAGAAACCAATTTGTGGTTGTAACGGGACTTTCTGGATCGGGAAAATCATCCTTGGCATTTGATACACTTTTTGCCGAAGGACAACGGATGTATGTGGAAAGCCTAAGTTCATACGCTAGGCAGTTCCTTGGCAGGATGGAAAAACCAGAGGTGGAGTACATCAAAGGAGTAGCGCCTGCCATCGCAATTCAGCAAAAAGTCAGTACCAAAAACCCCCGATCAACCGTGGGGACAACCACCGAGATCTACGATTACTTGAAGTTGCTTTTCGCTCGAGTAGGAAAGACTTATTCCCCGATTTCTGGGAAAGAAGTCAAGCACCACACGGTTACGGATATTGTGGATTATGTGCTTGCATTTGAAGAGGGTGCGAAAGTCATGATTTCCTGTCCTCTTCAGATCGGAAGGGGAAGAAAAATCGAACAGGAACTCGAGCTCTTACTACAAAAGGGATACACAAGGATCTTGATCGATGGCGAAGTTTACTTCGTAGAAGATCTATTGGGAGAAAAGAAAGTTCAAAAAGGAACCTATGAAATCCTGATCGATCGAGCTACAGTCCGAAAAGACGATGAGGACAATCAGTTTCGTATTGCGGACTCTATTCAAACCGCCCTTTTCGAAGGTCATGGAGACTGCAAAATAACCGTTCCTGATGTAGAAACACGCACTTTCTCTGATCGCTTTGAGCTGGATGGAATGAGTTTCGAACTTCCTTCGGTCAACTTTTTCTCCTTCAACAATCCTTACGGAGCTTGCAAAAGATGCGAAGGTTTCGGAAATGTCTTAGGGATCGATAGGGACTTGGTGATTCCAGACAAGGAACTTTCAGTCTATGAGGGAGCAATTGCTCCTTGGAGAGGGGAAAGTGGAAAAGGCTGGTTAGAACCACTTTTGAAGAAAGGAATTGAGTTTGATTTTCCTATCCATCGAGCTTACAATGAGCTAACCGAAAAAGAGCAGGAATTACTCTGGACTGGAAATAAATACTTCCAAGGTCTGAATGCCTTCTTTGAAGATTTGGAAAGTAAAACCTACAAAATCCAATACCGGGTGATGCTTTCCCGATTCAGGGGACGAACGACGTGTCCAGATTGCCGTGGAACGCGCCTCCGGAAAGACGCTAGTTTTGTCATGATAGACGGAAAATCCATCACAGATTTGGTTTTAATGCCTATTGAAGACGCTCTTCATTTTTTTAGAAATCTTCAACTCACTGAGCATGAAGCAAAAGTTGCAAACCGACTTCTTAAAGAAATTATCAGTCGGCTTGAATTTATGGATCAAGTAGGGTTGGGCTATCTAACACTCAACCGACTCACTTCCACCCTTTCTGGAGGGGAATATCAGCGTATCAAATTGGCCACTTCCTTGGGTTCGGCGCTGGTTGGATCCATGTACATTCTCGACGAACCCAGCATCGGACTTCACCCTAGAGATACAGATCGACTAGTAGGCGTACTAAAAGAGCTCAAAAATCTCGGCAATACCGTTATCGTGGTTGAGCATGAGGAAAAAGTCATGAAAGCTTCCGATCAGATCATCGATATCGGACCAGATGCAGGAGTGAAGGGTGGAGAGTTGCTTTTCCAAGGAAAAATCGAAGATCTGATCACGAGCGGAACCACCTATACGGCCAAATATCTCCGCGGTGAAGAGAAGATTTTCACCAAAACAGGCAACCGAAAGTGGAAGGACTCCATCACTGTCAAAGGTGCTCGTGAAAACAACCTGAAAAATTTGAACGTCCAATTTCCACTCAACACCCTTACTGTGGTAACGGGAGTTTCCGGTTCAGGTAAATCCACCTTGATCAAAAAGGTACTTTATCCAGCTTTGGGAAAAATGCTAGGCACAGTCATCGATGAAGGTGGAAAATACGACAAGATCGAAGGTGACTACAAGCGAATTACCCAAGTTGAGTTTGTAGATCAAGATCCTATCGGAAAATCCTCCCGATCCAATCCGGTAACCTACGTGAAGGCTTATGATGCGATCCGGAATCTCTTTTCCGAGCAACCACTCTCCAAGCAGCGTGGTTATAAACCAGCATTTTTCTCCTTCAATGTGGACGGAGGTCGTTGTGAGGCTTGCCAAGGCGAAGGCACCATCACCGTGGAAATGCAATTCATGGCAGACATCCATCTGACTTGCGAATCTTGCAAGGGAAAGCGCTTCAAGAATGAAATCCTTGAGGTCAAGTACAAAGACAAAAGTATTTCCGAAGTATTGGACATGACTATTGACGAAGCTTTGGAATTTTTCAAAGGGAAAACCCAAATCGTCAATCGACTTCAACCGCTTCAGGAAGTGGGCCTAGGCTATATAGGCATGGGTCAAAGTTCGAACACCCTCTCAGGCGGAGAAGCTCAACGGGTGAAATTGGCCTCATTCCTAGGAAAAGGCGGAACCAAAACCGGAGATCACATTCTCTTTATTTTCGACGAACCCACGACCGGACTTCATTTCCATGACATCAGCAAATTACTTCACAGTATCAATGCATTGATCGATCAAGGACACTCAGTCATTATCATCGAGCACAATACCGAAGTGATCAAATCCGCAGATTGGGTCATCGATTTGGGTCCTGAGGGAGGGAACAAAGGCGGTCATCTGACTTTTGCAGGTACTCCTGAGGATTTGGCCAAAGAGGAGGAAAATTACACAGCGAAGTATTTGAGGGAAAGCTTTGTTTAA
- a CDS encoding NADPH:quinone oxidoreductase family protein translates to MKALLCTQFGLPDTLTVKEIPNPFPAPNQILIAVEACGVNFPDVLIIQNKYQFKPELPFAPGGEVAGKIIGLGDQVQGFQIGQPVLALCGWGGFAEKVAVDADRVFPLPPGLSAEVAATTLYTYGTSYHALKDRGNLQAGETLLVLGAAGGVGLAAVELGKLMGAKVIAAASSEEKLALCREKGADLTLNYETEDLKNRIKELTEGKGVDVVYDPVGGKFTESALRGMAWKGRYLIVGFANGEVPQIPMNLPLLKGCSIIGIFWGQFSKVEAKASFQNIRQLVTWIQEGKIKQHIGSKYSLEEAPDALQAILDRKMLGKGVVVM, encoded by the coding sequence ATGAAAGCATTACTCTGTACCCAATTTGGCCTTCCTGATACCTTAACGGTAAAGGAAATCCCTAATCCCTTTCCTGCACCAAATCAAATCCTCATCGCGGTGGAGGCTTGCGGGGTCAATTTTCCTGATGTGCTCATCATACAGAACAAGTATCAGTTTAAGCCAGAATTGCCTTTTGCTCCAGGAGGAGAAGTGGCTGGAAAAATCATTGGATTGGGCGATCAGGTACAGGGATTCCAAATAGGACAGCCAGTTTTGGCACTCTGTGGCTGGGGAGGTTTTGCGGAAAAGGTCGCTGTGGATGCAGATCGGGTGTTTCCTTTGCCTCCCGGACTTTCTGCGGAAGTGGCAGCTACGACACTTTATACCTATGGCACTTCGTACCATGCGCTAAAGGATCGCGGAAATCTTCAAGCCGGAGAAACTTTGCTCGTACTAGGTGCAGCAGGCGGAGTAGGTTTAGCGGCAGTGGAGCTAGGGAAATTGATGGGGGCCAAAGTTATTGCGGCAGCCTCTTCAGAAGAGAAGCTTGCCCTATGTCGCGAAAAAGGAGCCGATCTCACCCTCAACTACGAAACGGAAGATCTCAAAAACCGCATCAAGGAACTCACCGAAGGCAAAGGGGTTGATGTGGTTTATGATCCAGTTGGAGGAAAATTCACTGAATCGGCACTTAGAGGAATGGCTTGGAAAGGGCGATACCTGATTGTCGGCTTTGCCAACGGGGAAGTACCTCAAATTCCAATGAACTTGCCTTTGCTCAAGGGCTGTTCGATTATCGGCATTTTTTGGGGACAGTTTTCGAAAGTGGAGGCCAAGGCTAGTTTCCAGAATATCCGTCAACTCGTCACCTGGATTCAGGAAGGAAAAATCAAACAGCATATCGGGAGCAAATATTCACTGGAAGAAGCTCCAGATGCTTTGCAAGCGATCTTGGATCGGAAGATGCTGGGAAAAGGGGTGGTGGTGATGTAA
- a CDS encoding dipeptidase produces the protein MSVAAFIANNKDRFLNELLDLLRIPSVSADPKFKNDVFAAAQFVKESLEKAGADIAEICETAGYPIVYGEKIIDPALPTVLVYGHYDVQPADPYELWDSPPFEPVIKNTPTHPEGAIFARGSADDKGQFYMHIKAFEAMMASGDLPCNVKFMIEGEEEVGSDNLDKFVLENKERLKADVILISDTHMISMQDPSITVGLRGMAYMEVEVTGSNRDLHSGTYGGAVANPINVLCKMIASMKDENEHITIPGFYEKVQELTAQQRQRLNEAPFDLEEYKGKLDIDDVHGEKGYTTIERVGIRPTLDVNGIWGGYTGEGAKTVLPSKAFAKISMRLVPDQDWHEIAQLFEAHFKAIAPKSVKVKVKAHHGGAPAVVSDSSIGYQAAEAAMEETFGKRPIPTREGGSIPIVALFQKELGSDPILFGFGLDTDALHSPNEHYGVKNYFIGIETIAAFFRHFRSLSGK, from the coding sequence ATGTCCGTAGCTGCTTTTATTGCCAACAACAAAGACCGCTTCCTCAATGAACTCCTGGATCTCCTTCGGATTCCCTCCGTCAGTGCTGATCCCAAATTCAAAAACGATGTCTTTGCGGCAGCTCAATTTGTCAAAGAATCACTTGAAAAAGCGGGGGCAGATATCGCTGAAATCTGCGAGACAGCAGGCTATCCCATCGTTTACGGTGAAAAAATCATTGATCCGGCCTTGCCAACAGTTCTTGTTTACGGACACTACGATGTGCAGCCTGCCGATCCTTATGAACTTTGGGATTCTCCTCCTTTCGAGCCAGTAATCAAAAACACGCCGACCCATCCCGAAGGAGCCATTTTTGCACGCGGATCTGCAGACGACAAGGGCCAGTTTTATATGCACATCAAAGCATTTGAAGCGATGATGGCCTCTGGTGATTTGCCTTGTAATGTCAAATTCATGATCGAAGGAGAAGAAGAAGTCGGTTCGGACAACTTGGACAAGTTTGTTTTGGAAAACAAAGAGCGACTGAAAGCTGATGTGATTCTGATTTCCGATACCCACATGATCAGCATGCAGGATCCTTCCATCACCGTAGGGCTTCGAGGAATGGCCTACATGGAAGTCGAAGTGACAGGCTCGAATCGCGATCTTCACTCTGGAACGTACGGCGGAGCAGTGGCTAATCCCATCAATGTGCTGTGCAAAATGATTGCATCCATGAAGGATGAAAACGAGCACATCACTATTCCTGGATTTTATGAAAAAGTCCAGGAACTGACGGCTCAGCAACGTCAGCGATTGAACGAAGCACCATTTGATCTCGAAGAATACAAGGGTAAACTCGATATTGACGATGTCCATGGGGAAAAAGGCTACACCACCATCGAACGAGTAGGAATCCGGCCGACCTTGGATGTCAACGGAATTTGGGGTGGATATACTGGGGAAGGCGCCAAAACCGTATTGCCTTCTAAGGCATTTGCTAAAATCTCGATGCGACTTGTACCTGATCAGGATTGGCATGAAATCGCTCAGCTGTTCGAAGCGCATTTCAAAGCCATCGCTCCAAAATCTGTAAAAGTAAAAGTAAAGGCACACCACGGAGGAGCTCCGGCTGTAGTTTCTGATTCGTCCATCGGCTACCAAGCAGCTGAAGCTGCCATGGAAGAGACTTTTGGAAAAAGACCGATTCCAACACGTGAAGGTGGTTCGATTCCTATTGTGGCTTTGTTCCAGAAAGAATTGGGCAGTGATCCAATCCTATTCGGATTTGGATTAGATACGGATGCGCTACACTCACCAAACGAGCATTATGGAGTGAAAAACTACTTTATAGGTATCGAAACGATTGCTGCTTTCTTTAGACATTTTAGAAGTCTTAGCGGAAAGTGA
- a CDS encoding protein-disulfide reductase DsbD family protein, with protein MSQASQKIGWFLLPVFLLISLFSQAQLVKPPKWTFTLEPRDLQVGESASLILEAEIPVGWYVYSNDFEKDLGPLLTEFIPAESGDFAIATKLKAINPRKKFDEIWEGDVTYFMGKGRFEQPIIIKSTSGVVKGSLEYQMCSDLTGQCINYEQDIEIEFTAKEGTPKTQPSSEESSPTNSENTEITNETISKDSLITETPFSIAETEAVDIAQPIDFTAEGETESLWGFMVLAFLAGLAALITPCVFPMIPMTVSFFTGRSKKRSEGIRQAFIYGISIIAIYTIAGTAVASIQGPEFANWLATHWIPNVFFFLIFIVFALAFLGMFELTLPSSLVNKMDAKAEKGGLGGVFFMAFTLVLVSFSCTGPIVGSILISSAGGELVKPVLGMFSFGLAFAIPFTLFAIFPEWMQRLPKSGGWLNSVKVVLGFLELALAFKFLSIADLVYHWGILDRDIFLAIWIVIFSALGLYLLGKIRLPHDSKLEHIGVPRLLLALLTFAFVVHMIPGLWGAPLKILSGYLPPITTQQFKIEGGISFDEPSTNSPQEIKYGDLLKIPHGIPGYFDYEQALEAAKREGKPLLIDFTGHGCVNCRKMEENVWVDLQVLKRLKEDFVMVALYIDERLELPENEWYTSTYDGKLKKTLGKQNADFQITRFNNNAQPYYVILDHNEQLVAKPRGYNTDISAFVEFLDGAKKEFELRN; from the coding sequence ATGTCCCAAGCTTCCCAAAAAATCGGCTGGTTCTTACTTCCGGTTTTTCTTTTGATCTCCCTTTTTTCCCAAGCTCAATTGGTAAAGCCTCCGAAATGGACCTTTACACTAGAGCCTAGAGACCTTCAAGTGGGAGAATCAGCAAGCCTAATTCTAGAAGCAGAAATTCCAGTAGGTTGGTATGTCTATTCCAATGACTTTGAAAAGGATCTAGGTCCGCTTTTGACTGAGTTTATACCTGCCGAATCGGGTGATTTTGCGATTGCCACTAAGCTAAAAGCGATCAATCCTAGGAAAAAATTTGACGAAATCTGGGAAGGAGATGTGACCTATTTCATGGGAAAAGGGCGCTTTGAGCAGCCAATCATCATCAAATCTACCTCTGGAGTCGTCAAAGGGTCACTGGAATATCAAATGTGCTCTGACCTCACTGGTCAATGCATCAATTACGAGCAAGATATAGAGATTGAGTTCACTGCAAAGGAAGGAACTCCTAAAACACAGCCGTCTTCCGAAGAATCGTCTCCGACTAATTCCGAAAACACTGAAATAACGAACGAGACCATTTCCAAAGATTCCCTAATAACAGAAACTCCATTTTCTATTGCAGAAACCGAAGCAGTAGATATCGCTCAACCCATAGACTTTACTGCCGAAGGGGAAACGGAATCACTTTGGGGATTTATGGTATTGGCTTTTTTGGCGGGATTAGCCGCGTTGATTACACCATGCGTGTTTCCGATGATCCCGATGACGGTAAGTTTCTTCACAGGACGCTCCAAAAAGCGATCAGAAGGAATACGTCAGGCATTCATTTATGGGATTTCTATCATTGCCATTTACACCATTGCCGGAACGGCCGTAGCTTCGATTCAGGGTCCTGAGTTTGCGAATTGGCTGGCAACCCATTGGATTCCCAATGTTTTTTTCTTCTTGATCTTTATTGTTTTTGCACTGGCGTTTTTAGGCATGTTCGAATTGACCTTGCCTTCCAGCTTAGTAAATAAGATGGATGCGAAAGCCGAAAAAGGCGGTTTGGGAGGCGTATTTTTCATGGCCTTTACGCTTGTATTGGTTTCGTTTTCCTGCACCGGGCCGATTGTTGGGTCGATCCTGATTTCTTCTGCGGGAGGCGAACTGGTCAAGCCGGTATTAGGTATGTTTTCATTTGGGTTGGCTTTTGCCATTCCGTTTACCTTGTTTGCGATTTTCCCGGAATGGATGCAGCGACTTCCAAAATCCGGAGGTTGGCTTAATTCTGTCAAAGTGGTCTTAGGCTTTTTGGAATTGGCATTGGCCTTCAAATTCCTATCTATCGCGGACCTCGTTTACCACTGGGGCATTTTGGATCGGGATATTTTCCTTGCGATTTGGATTGTCATTTTCTCAGCTTTGGGACTTTACCTTTTGGGAAAAATCCGCTTACCTCACGATTCAAAGTTAGAGCATATCGGGGTACCACGCTTACTTCTGGCACTGTTGACCTTTGCCTTTGTAGTCCATATGATTCCTGGACTTTGGGGTGCTCCTCTCAAAATTTTAAGTGGTTACCTTCCTCCGATTACTACCCAACAGTTCAAAATCGAAGGAGGTATTTCCTTTGATGAACCATCGACAAATTCCCCCCAAGAAATCAAATACGGCGATCTCCTGAAGATTCCGCACGGAATTCCAGGCTATTTCGACTACGAACAAGCTTTGGAGGCTGCCAAGCGGGAAGGTAAACCTCTCTTGATCGACTTCACCGGACATGGCTGTGTGAATTGCCGAAAAATGGAGGAAAATGTCTGGGTCGATCTTCAAGTTTTGAAGCGGCTGAAAGAGGACTTTGTCATGGTCGCCCTCTACATCGACGAGCGACTGGAGCTTCCGGAAAACGAATGGTACACCTCGACCTATGACGGCAAATTGAAAAAGACCCTTGGCAAGCAAAACGCCGATTTCCAGATTACCCGATTCAACAACAATGCCCAGCCCTATTATGTAATCCTAGATCATAATGAACAGCTCGTGGCTAAACCTAGAGGATACAACACGGATATCTCGGCCTTTGTGGAGTTTTTGGATGGGGCGAAAAAAGAGTTTGAATTGAGGAATTGA